GCAGAAATCCGGTATTCCGGAAGGGAAACATATTGGCGGATTCCCGGTAAGCGGAATCTTTATGGTATGCAAAAATCCGGATGTTGTCGCACAGCATCATGCAAAGGTATACGGCAAAGCGAAGGTGGGGGCTCCTCCAATGTCTGTGCCGCATCTTGACACACGATTTATCGACAATCAAAAGTCGCTGTTGTTCGGGCCGTTTGCCGGCTTTTCACCGAAGTTTTTAAAAACCGGTTCAATGCTTGATTTGGTCACTTCCGTAAAACCGGATAATCTCTTAACGATGTTATCAGCAGGCGTAAAAGAGATGGCATTAACGAAATATTTGATCCAGCAGGTTATGCTGTCAAAAGAAAAACGCATGGAAGAACTGCGCGAGTTTATCCCGAATGCTAAAAGCGAGGATTGGGATTTAGTCGTAGCGGGACAGCGGGTACAGGTGATCAAAGATACAGAGGCCGGTGGAAAAGGAACACTGCAATTTGGTACGGAAGTCGTAAGTGCCGCTGATGGCTCGATCGCTGCATTGCTTGGCGCTTCTCCGGGTGCTTCTACCGCCGTTCATGTCATGCTTGAAGTGCTGACAAAATGCTTCCCAGAACATATGAAAGAGTGGGAGCCGAAAATTAAAGAAATGATTCCTTCTTATGGCTTGTCACTAATGGAGAATCCAGAGCTGCTGCACGATATTCATACTTCAACAGCGCAGGTGCTTGGTCTAAGCGAAAAAGAAGCGGTCCATAGCTGATTCTTCGGGTATAGAAACAAAGGCATTAAAGGGATAATACAAGCTAGATTTTTCATTAAGGGTGTTCTTTGACTACCCTGGCTGCTTATACCAATTAGAGACCGGCTAGTCCGTCCAAGCAGCAGGTGCTTGCTTAACAAAGTTGTTCACACGTACACAAAGCTGTACGGGTATGGAGACCCTTCGCTCCACAGCACAACCGTAAAGTCAGATAAAGCATAATTGAAAATAGAACATCAAACCTTTAATCTGCTGTGGATTAAAGGTTCTTTTTTTATGATTTATAGTTTGAAAAGCAGCTGTAAGAGATCATCATTCATGTTAATGACACAAAAAAGCCACGGAGCTCAGCGGCAAAAGGGATGATTATGCCGCAGTGAGAAGTCAGGAGGTGATAGTTACAGACCTTACGAGCGGGAAAGCCCACTCCTTCAGGTGTGGGATGATAGCGAGGTCGAACCGGGCATGTCTTCAGACATGTCAAAGGTCCGATTTTTTTCTTTTAGTTTATTTCTCTTGTACTTAGAACGTTTGTTATTATGGATATAACCTATTTTTGGAAAGGAGGACAACATGGAGACTATTTCTTTAAAGCTGGAACTAATGAAGCCAACCCATGCAAAAGAACAGATATACTGCAAAATGACCGAATTAAACACCGGATTTTCCAATTGGCTTCTTCAGTATGATGAACTTTCAAAAGCCACTTCGAAGGTCTACAAACTTTTTTCTGCGAACAAATTACCTTCGGCCATTGTCAACCAAACCATCAGGGAAGTGAAGTCACAAAAGAAAAATCAAAAAGCAAAAGCCTTTCGCCGCTTTTGGTGTACCTTTAACAACCAAAATTTAAAAGTTGAAAAAGAAAAAGGCTTATACAAACTCTCTTTTCCTACATTAGAGAAACGGGTTGGTGTTCCAGTTGTGGCAGAGCTCTACCAGCAGCATTGGCTTGATAAAATACTGTCCGGCGAAGCAAAATTAGGTGCCGGCGAGCTTTATGAGAAAAAAGGGAAATGGTATATGTCTGTAGCGGTTTCCTTTGAACCGAAGGTTGTTTCCTCTTCTTCTAAAGTGATGGGTGTAGACGTGGGGCTGAATTATTTAGCTGTTGCTTCAATAGGGACAAATTCATTGTTTTTTAAAGGAAACGAGGCTGCTTTTATTCGAAGAACTTTTTCTTCAAGGAGAAAAACCTTAGGAAGAAATAAGCTTCTTTCTGTTATTAAAGCCTCTAAAGATAAAGAATCCCAATGGATGAAAAATCTAAACCATAAAATAAGCCGGCAAATCGTGAATTTTGCTGCAGAGAACGGTGTTCACTGCATTCGAATGGAAGATTTGACAGGCATTCGCCGTAAAGCCAAATCAAAAAAAGACGCAGGCAGAAATCTGCACTCCTGGGCACATTATCAGCTTCAGCAGTTTATTGAATATAAAGCCAAAATGGCAGGGATTCAAGTTGAATATGTGAATCCACATCATACCTCTCAAACATGTAAATGTGGCCATGTAGACAAAAAGAATCGAAAAAGACACACGTTTGCGTGTGTCAAATGTCAGTATAAACTTCATGCTGATGCGAATGCGGCCATTAATATTTCGAAAGCCATCAGCGGCTCTTCAAAAAAGAAAAACAAGCAAGCAGCTTAACCTAGTTCTGTGGTAACAGCAGGACCGCCTGTAAGGTACGTCTATGTCCGAAGGCATAGACAACGAAGCAGGATGGGCTGATGACACCGCCCCTAACTGAAGGCGAGTTTTAAGCAGAAATGAACTGGGAACGCGATCGCACTTCAGAATCTCACCCGTCTCACCGCAAGGTGAAGGGCTTGCGGCTTTAGCCGTGGGAGTGTCAAGACATATTGATGTTCTTCAGAATAAGCACCAAGAAAAAATGATTATGATTGCAAACGAGATATATGAAGGTAAAGGCCTTACTAAGGAATGTGGGAAGCGCAAAGTTTCCGCAAAGTATCAAAGCTAAAATTTGTTCGTGAAATAAACGTTTTTAAAAACGCAGAGAGTAACAGGGATTTTCGACTTCAGTGACCAACGGGAAGCTGTCCGTTAAAACTTCGTCCTCAAAAATGCCATCTTATGTGACTGGCTGTTTAAGAAAATGGCCAGCATTAGTCCTTGTATATAAATTTGCGCTCTATATAGTTTCCACCTTTTATAAAATCTATTTTATTGTAGCTGTTTGAGAAATATGGAAATTCCTTATTGCCGCATTTTTTTTGGTCTTTAATAATGCTGCCGTGGATTACCAGATAATCATAGCTATTAAAGGTTCTTTTTATCGAGAAGGGTATTTCGAAACCTTCTTGTTGATCTTCTAGTACTTTTATAGCCTGTTCCTCATTATCTAAAGCGTTTTCAAGGAGATCCGCTAGTTCTACTTCAACATCGTCAATAAAAGCATAAGGATCTCCTATATTCATGCCTTCGTGTGAAGCAATAGATTTAAATTTTTTTACATAATTCTTATCCATCATATTGGCAGGCTCCTCTCAGTGTTCTAATGGTTAGTCTTCGAATCCAGTAAGAACGAAACACAAAGCCTATTTATCACCTTTTATAAACAAAACATTTTAAAAAAAGTCCACTTATATAGTGGTCTTTTTATATTTATACCACCGTCTTAAAAAAACGTAACATTCTTTCATTTTGTTGATGCCCATTTTTCAGGAATAGTTGGCTGGTGAATATGTTGATTGAGCAGTATTGATACCATTAGGAAGGTGATTGAATGTAATTCCATCATTAAGGTCAACAATATAATCTAAGCTTAAGTTGTAACAGCATCTGAAATTAGGGTAGTCAAGTACTCAAAAAAAAGGATATAATCAAATTAAATTTGTACCTATAAATATAATATATAATTATGAATTAAATAAATAGGCATAAAAACGGAGGATTTAAGATGAAGTTTTCACACGATTTTTTATTTGGAGCAGCTTCGGCTTCTTATCAAGTAGAAGGAGCATGGAACGAAGATGGTAAAGGGGTAACTAACTGGGATGTCTTTTCAAAGATCCCAGGAAAAACATTTGAAGGCACAAACGGGGATGTAGCGATCGATCATTATCACCGTTATAAAGAAGATATTAAATTAATGGCCGAGATGGGGCTTGAATCGTACCGGTTTTCTGTTTCGTGGGCACGTATTTTGCCAACAGGAGACGGAGAAGTAAATGAAAAAGGCTTGGAGTTTTACAACAATATCATCAATGAATGCTTAAAATATGGAATTGTCCCGTTTGTAACGCTCTACCATTGGGACTTGCCTCTGACGCTTGAAGAAGACGGGGGATGGACAAATAAACGGACAGCAGAAGCTTTCGTCAAATACGCAGACATTTGTTTCCGGGCATTCGGTGATCGTGTTAAACATTGGATTACGTTTAATGAAACGGTAATGTTTTGTGGATTAGGTTATCTAAAAGGCGCGCATCCGCCTGGTATACAGAACGACGAGAAAAAGTACTTTCAGGCAACGCACTATGTGTTCTATGCCCATGCAAAAGCGGTAGAAGTGTATAAGCAGCTGAATCAATACGGTGAAATCGGGATTACACATGTATTCCTGCCAGCTTACAGCGTAGACGATCAGGAGGAAAATATCATCGCTGCCCGTCATGCGAATGAATATGAAACATTTTGGTACTATGATCCGATCTTAAAAGGCGGATATCCATCTTATGTAACAGAGCAATTAAAAGAAAAAGGCTGGACGCCAAACTGGACAGAAGATGAGCTGGATACATTAAGAAGAAATGCAGATAAAAATGACTTTATCGGTCTTAATTATTACCAGCCGATTCGTGTAGAAAAAAATCACGAAGCGGTTTCGTCTGTGGAGCATTCAAGAGAAACCTCCACGTTAGCTCCTGGCAACCCATCTTTTGATGGCTTTTACCGGACGGTGAAAATGGAAGACAAAACGTATACGAAATGGGGCTGGGAAATCTCGCCTCAAGGATTTTTAGATGGGCTTCATATGCTTAAAGACCGTTATGGTGATATTAAAATGTACGTAACGGAAAACGGACTTGGAGACGAAGATCCGATTATTGAGGGCGAAATCGTAGATGTTCCGCGTATTAAATATATTGAGGAGCATTTAAAAGTGATTAAGCGTGCCATCGGAGAAGGTATTCATTTAAAAGGGTATTACGCATGGTCTGTCATTGACCTGCTGAGCTGGCTGAACGGGTTTAAAAAGCAATACGGGTTTATTTACGTTGATCATAATGATGGTCTAAACCGCAAGAAGAAACTGTCGTTTCATTGGTACAAGCAAATCATTGAAACGAGAGGAGAAGAGCTATAAGAAAAATCAAAACCTCTTGATTTCAGTCAAGAGGTTTTGTGTATAATAAAGACAAATATGTATTGAACGAATGATAGGGAGATTATATGGCTGTAAAATATAAAGAAATAGCGGATCGTTTAGAGTCAGACATTCGAGAAGGAAAGTTTGGTCAAACGAAAAAACTGCCTACAGAAGATGAATTGATAAAACAGTTTGAAGTGAGCCGAAATACAATTCGAAAAGCCATTCTCCAGCTGGTGAATCGCGGCTATATCTATCAGGTGCAGGGCAGCGGGATGTTTTTAAGAGAGGAATCCGGAACAGATTATATTAATCTGGGGAGCCTTAGAGGGTTAACAAAAGATTTGGCTTCAAAAACCATTGAAACAAAAATTGTAGCTTTACAGGTAATAGAAGCAGATGAAGCAAAAGCACAGCAGCTTCGCTGCGAAGCAGGCACGAAACTTTACTATATTAAACGGCTGCGCGTGGTCGATGATGAACCCTTCTCCATTGAAATCAGTTACTTTAAAAAAGATATTGTGCCATACTTAAATGAAGAGATCGCTGCAAGGTCTATTTATAGTTACTTGATAGACGACTTAAAATTAAACATCGGCTTTGCGGACAAAGTCATCAACTGTGAAAAAAATGATGAAGTAAGTGCAGAATTACTTCAGGTGAATCCACAAGATCCAGCCCTGATTGTTGAAAATACAGTATGCTTAACGAACGGCACCATTTTTGAATGGTCCCAATCCATTTTTCATTATCAAAAAGCAAAAATTTTAAATCGAATTAACTTTAAATGAAATACAATTAAAACGGTTAAGACTTATGTTCTTAACCGGTTTTTTATCATTTCTGGAGAGAGTATCCCCGCTTCAACCGTTAAATAAGTGGGTGGAAGTCCAATTGGACCCTTAAAATTAATTTCGATTTGTACCTAATTTAAAATATTTTTGTTTATATAGTCTGCGGATGGGTAAAGAATAGGTTAAAGAGAAGTTTAGTAGCTTAGTAGCGTGACGTGTGTTGTGACAGAGGCAGCTGGTACCTATTTTGCACAACAGGAGGATGCTATGGAGAATAAGAAGAAAAAGTTTATCACCCCGACAGAAGCCATTAAAGCGGTAAATGAGGGAGCCATTGTTCGATATGAGAAAAAGGATGGCTATTCGGAAATTAAAAAAAAGAAAAAGAAATACGCATTTACCGACAATGCCAATGACAAACCGCCGCTTACTTATTATGGAGACATGCGAAACCTTAAAAAAACAGTGAATGGACCGGATTGCAGGGAGGCTCTTTACCTGATAGAAGTTAAATAACCAGAATATGTTTTATTTTTCAATGATAGCTTGAGTGAAAGGATACAATAACATATCCTTGTTAATAGCATTTTTTAAATAAGACAGCCGTTCATTTGGCTGTCTCTTTTGTGTTTCATTATAGACAATTAAACATGAATCCTAGTTCAAACTGTTTTGTATCAACTGTTTGAAATTACGATCGGATTCAATAAGAAAAATAAAGGATGCCAGAGCCTTTGACAGATCAGCGGTTATTAGTTCAAAGTCATTATCTATCATAACCCCCTATAGAAAAGGGGGTTTTACAATTAAAACAGTTTAGAAGAGCGAATTAGATATACATTTATTTTGGGAATGACGATCAAACTGTATTTAAAGAATGAAAACTTTTGCATAACGGGTATATTTAAAACCATCTATAATAAGACAAGTTGTTAAAAATGGTATGTTTATTTTTCTTAAGAAGGTAAACTTGTGCGATCAAGTTATGAAGTTTATTTTGGGAATTTTCCGACTTTTCGCTATTGTTTAATGACGGAAAACCTGATAAAATCTCATTATAAGCGGTTTATTATCGTAAGTATAACTTTTAAGGATTGGAGTGATCTATAAAGATAACCTTAAGTAAGTGGTTAAATTGGTACGTACATTTATGTAACCGCTTAATTTTTTATAAGCATATCTGAAAATATCCTTTTCTGCTCTGGTTTCGATACAGAGGAATATTCTGTTCGTTCGGAAAATTATGTACGATTCACTACTAAAACCTGATAGGTCAGGCTTATTCGCATCGTCAATATGTTTGGTGGAACGGGAGTGGAAGAAGTGGATTCATTTTCGTGTACGTTAACGAAGGAGGAGAAAGATTGAAGACGAAAGGGTATGTTAAAAGGTTCCTATCTGCTTTTCTTGTAATGCCATTGTTAATACCAGGCAGCGCTCTTGGCAGTGAACAGACAAGTAATGCTGAACCGATTGAGTTCAGAAATGCTTCTGTCCATGATCCATCTATCATTAAGGACCCTAAAACGGGAACTTATTATGTATTTGGTTCACACATTGACGGGGCTAAATCAACGGATTTAGTAAATTGGGATAAATTTACGAATGGATATACGACACCAAATAATAAAATATATGGCGATTTGTCAGCAAATCTTGCCGAGTCGTTTGAATGGGCTGGAGAAAATGATGCAGACAGCAAAGGCGGCTATGCAGTATGGGCTCCAGATATTTTTTGGAATAAACACTATGTAAATGAAGATGGTACAAAGGGTGCTTATATGATCTACTACAGTGTGTCTTCCACTTATATCCGCTCCGCAATCGGTATAGCAGTGTCAAAGAATATTGAAGGCCCGTTTAAATATATAGATACGATTATGTACTCAGGATTTACCGATAAGGAAGCTTATGACCGAAATAGTGAGGTAAATAAGCACTGGGAGAATACAAATATCGAAGATCTTGTTGAAGATGGCAGTATCGATGGAGTAAATCCAAATTGGTTTACTGAAAGTGGGGAGTACAATAATAAACTTTACACCAATGCCATTGATGCTAATATCCTCCAGTCTGAAAACAATAAGTTATATATGACGTACGGCTCCTGGTCTGGCGGGACCTTTATTTTAGAATTAGATAAGAAAACAGGGCTGCCGAAGTATCCAGGAAAAGATGGAAAAACAAAAGACGGGAGAATGGTTGACAGATATTTCGGCACAAAAATTGCTTCTGGCTATGGAAGATCTGCAGAGGGAACATATGGCGTTTATGACAAACAAACAGACTATTATTATCTCTATATCACGTATGGTGGTTTAGCGTCCGATGGCGGCTATCAAATGAGGCAGTTTAGATCAAAGAATCCTGCCGGCCCATATGTCGATGCAAAAGGAAATCCTGCCGTTTTTCCAGAATCATTTGATATTGGAGTTGGAAACTTCCCGGGCAATGACGACCATAAAGATATCGGTAACAAAATGATGGGTAACTTCTTGTTTAAAAGAGATCTTGGTGAGCCGGGAACAGGAAACGGTATCGGATATCTTTCTCCGGGTCATAACTCTTATTTAATTGACCAAGAGCTGGGCAAGGAATTTATCGTAACCCATGCTCGTTTCCCGGAGCAAGGGGAGATGCACGAGGTACGTGTACACCAAACGTTTAAAAATAAAGATGAGTGGCCGGTGCCGACACCATATCGTTATGCTGGTGAAACGATTAAAAAAGTTTCAGAAGCAGATGTAATAGGTGACTATAAGTACATTAATCACGGAAAAGAAATTACAGGCGAACTGACAGAGTCAACGTGGATAACATTCAACAAGGATCACACCATTTCAGGTGCTATAACAGGTACATGGGAACTTTATGGGAACTACCGGGCAAAAGTAACGATTGATAACGAAGGTACGTATGATGGTGTATTTATTCGCCAATATGACTCTGTTTCTCAAAGCTGGGTCATGACGTTTAGTGCCATGTCAGATGAAGGAATTGTCGTTTGGGGAAGTCATGTAGAAGCTTCCTCTGATCAAGAA
The genomic region above belongs to Domibacillus sp. DTU_2020_1001157_1_SI_ALB_TIR_016 and contains:
- a CDS encoding malate:quinone oxidoreductase, producing the protein MSNREAKTDVILIGAGVMSATLGTILKELVPDWNIKVFEKLSKAGEESSNEWNNAGTGHAALCELNYTVEKPDGSVDISKAININEQFQVSMQFWSYLVKSRLLHNPEDFIMPLPHMSLVQGEENVTFLKKRFKALSNNPLFQGMEFSEDPKKLMEWIPLIMQNRAADEPVAATKIDSGTDVNFGALTRMLFDHLKSKNVDVHYNHSVNDLKRTSDGSWELKVRNLDSGTVESHTAKFVFIGGGGGSIHLLQKSGIPEGKHIGGFPVSGIFMVCKNPDVVAQHHAKVYGKAKVGAPPMSVPHLDTRFIDNQKSLLFGPFAGFSPKFLKTGSMLDLVTSVKPDNLLTMLSAGVKEMALTKYLIQQVMLSKEKRMEELREFIPNAKSEDWDLVVAGQRVQVIKDTEAGGKGTLQFGTEVVSAADGSIAALLGASPGASTAVHVMLEVLTKCFPEHMKEWEPKIKEMIPSYGLSLMENPELLHDIHTSTAQVLGLSEKEAVHS
- a CDS encoding transposase is translated as METISLKLELMKPTHAKEQIYCKMTELNTGFSNWLLQYDELSKATSKVYKLFSANKLPSAIVNQTIREVKSQKKNQKAKAFRRFWCTFNNQNLKVEKEKGLYKLSFPTLEKRVGVPVVAELYQQHWLDKILSGEAKLGAGELYEKKGKWYMSVAVSFEPKVVSSSSKVMGVDVGLNYLAVASIGTNSLFFKGNEAAFIRRTFSSRRKTLGRNKLLSVIKASKDKESQWMKNLNHKISRQIVNFAAENGVHCIRMEDLTGIRRKAKSKKDAGRNLHSWAHYQLQQFIEYKAKMAGIQVEYVNPHHTSQTCKCGHVDKKNRKRHTFACVKCQYKLHADANAAINISKAISGSSKKKNKQAA
- a CDS encoding glycoside hydrolase family 1 protein, encoding MKFSHDFLFGAASASYQVEGAWNEDGKGVTNWDVFSKIPGKTFEGTNGDVAIDHYHRYKEDIKLMAEMGLESYRFSVSWARILPTGDGEVNEKGLEFYNNIINECLKYGIVPFVTLYHWDLPLTLEEDGGWTNKRTAEAFVKYADICFRAFGDRVKHWITFNETVMFCGLGYLKGAHPPGIQNDEKKYFQATHYVFYAHAKAVEVYKQLNQYGEIGITHVFLPAYSVDDQEENIIAARHANEYETFWYYDPILKGGYPSYVTEQLKEKGWTPNWTEDELDTLRRNADKNDFIGLNYYQPIRVEKNHEAVSSVEHSRETSTLAPGNPSFDGFYRTVKMEDKTYTKWGWEISPQGFLDGLHMLKDRYGDIKMYVTENGLGDEDPIIEGEIVDVPRIKYIEEHLKVIKRAIGEGIHLKGYYAWSVIDLLSWLNGFKKQYGFIYVDHNDGLNRKKKLSFHWYKQIIETRGEEL
- a CDS encoding GntR family transcriptional regulator — protein: MAVKYKEIADRLESDIREGKFGQTKKLPTEDELIKQFEVSRNTIRKAILQLVNRGYIYQVQGSGMFLREESGTDYINLGSLRGLTKDLASKTIETKIVALQVIEADEAKAQQLRCEAGTKLYYIKRLRVVDDEPFSIEISYFKKDIVPYLNEEIAARSIYSYLIDDLKLNIGFADKVINCEKNDEVSAELLQVNPQDPALIVENTVCLTNGTIFEWSQSIFHYQKAKILNRINFK
- a CDS encoding lipocalin-like domain-containing protein, with product MPLLIPGSALGSEQTSNAEPIEFRNASVHDPSIIKDPKTGTYYVFGSHIDGAKSTDLVNWDKFTNGYTTPNNKIYGDLSANLAESFEWAGENDADSKGGYAVWAPDIFWNKHYVNEDGTKGAYMIYYSVSSTYIRSAIGIAVSKNIEGPFKYIDTIMYSGFTDKEAYDRNSEVNKHWENTNIEDLVEDGSIDGVNPNWFTESGEYNNKLYTNAIDANILQSENNKLYMTYGSWSGGTFILELDKKTGLPKYPGKDGKTKDGRMVDRYFGTKIASGYGRSAEGTYGVYDKQTDYYYLYITYGGLASDGGYQMRQFRSKNPAGPYVDAKGNPAVFPESFDIGVGNFPGNDDHKDIGNKMMGNFLFKRDLGEPGTGNGIGYLSPGHNSYLIDQELGKEFIVTHARFPEQGEMHEVRVHQTFKNKDEWPVPTPYRYAGETIKKVSEADVIGDYKYINHGKEITGELTESTWITFNKDHTISGAITGTWELYGNYRAKVTIDNEGTYDGVFIRQYDSVSQSWVMTFSAMSDEGIVVWGSHVEASSDQELVKAVKQELSTSLPSTVISSFTLPKVAARGAEIIWESSSPEIISTEGVVTRPGFGSEDAVVDLTATIKMGDAIETFTISVTVIAKAEGSLSAFYDFNDGLKDRSGNKGEAAVTGDRLNNTGGQITFAEGRVGQAAKFNGSSGLRLAEGLITGDTYTVSLWVKPDQITEFTTAFFGAETPNNWISIVPKTSWGNTMVWSHNGDTWYDAVTDKTIPAGEWTHLAFTVNERNAVLYINGEAKYTGGGFPHVFTSLDAVFGLGVNYWDTPFKGLMDEVRVYDGVALPAEEVQSLYENPNE